The segment tccgtatggccatcataccctattCTTATCAAAGACAATCGATGttgtaaataatgattaatgactaaaaaagcgcattatgtagcgattattagaaaaattgcaGCCTATAGCCATTTTTTCGTATGGCTATCATACCCTGGTTTAccctatattatattatatattgtacatagaATGTATgaaaacactttttttttaagatatttgttAAGatctcaatatattaatacacaaaatgtaataataaatttatatgtatacttgtCACATTcatctattaattttcttttatatttatagatacatCGGATTAAAGTTTGATCAAGTTAATCAACATGTTTTTGACTTAACAACAGATAAACGTGGAAGAAAGCGAGTTTGGGAAAATTCTACTCATCAACATAGGTCTCCACAAGTTTCAAGCAAATGGATAATATGGATCGTAATgtaagagaattaattatatccaatcaaaaatgtaaatttttatcagctgtaattattttaagcagtaaaatttcatattgtgTTTATTCAGACATCTTCATGCGGAATTGCGTAAAATATCTTGTGATGTAGATTCGCTATTTGGGCCACAAATGGCTTTGAAAATGGCATGTAATTTTTGCTGGTTAGCGCTCAATTTGCGTGAACTTTTCGGCGTGATACTCCTCAACAATCATATCAAAACTAATAAAACCCTATTCCTTATTGTGGAAGTAATCTGGCTTTTTCATAATGTCTTGAAActtttcttcattaattatgtatgcGAAACAGTCAGCACCAAggtattaattttgcattcaagtttaaaatgtttatctggaattttcttttaacaataatctgactattaaacaatatcaaattttacatgatttattctaaattaaaagaattattcaaatgttattgttttatattccGACTTCAGGCAAATGCAAtaggaaatttaataaataaagtgccataTTCTACCTGTGATGTTGAACTTCGTGAAAATGTAAGtcttaatattagtttttttttacttcagattattaaaataaactaagaTTGAAGatttgaacaaaattaaaaaattgtacattaaaaaaggtgtttattatgttaatatagaTATCACAGCTTTTATTGCGAATAACTTATGCACCAGTCAGATTCTACGGAATTGGACTTTTTCAATAtggctataaatttttttatggggtACGTTGCAAAATGTCTAGTGTAAACGTAATTATCTACCAtacgaattattaaatatacaagaattatttaaaaacaagaatTAATATCTTGTCATCACTAATAGGAAATATTGTTGGTTaagcttaataaataagaacatcaaattttttattgatatatgtcTTGATCTCTTGTTTAGATTATTATCAGTATCACTCACTGATGATTCAAACGAGAAATCAAAAACTAAACTAAAGAGaaacaagacaaaaaaatttagcatTCGTATATTTACCATGTCTGGCTCTTAACTAACCAATTCCCTACTAGGGATGGTACACACTGAAgcctttaatttaatttaatatcttttacagTTCAGTTCATCGATTACGACCGttgtagttttattaatacaattgtacataaataagcaagcattttaaagaaatgacgattaatacaatgtataaatattttgaaggagcgttaacaaataatattcaaattttaataaaacaattgtatatagagcaatttcttgtaaatatttttaataaaaatactatatattccGAAGCTTGAAAagcattttaataacattgcaaaaaaatgctattatatggtaaaatataaattatatatacatatatatacatgtatgcatatccttaaataaaatttttaaacaaaattatttttatatataaagttgtaaaattctatatattttatcaaaagataCAACTTTTTCacattgcaattaaaaaagtctcttattaatattttttgtatttatattattctattattaggtttttttaattactattgttcaataatattaatattgttaacgtgttttaattaatattgtttaaagtcaatgttatttaataaattttttatatgtattgatACTATATACAAATTCTcgaattagaaaataaaaacagaaatgTCAGTAAgtaacataacattaatatttgtaacataAATGTAGTAAAAGAAGGCGTTATATCTATCATCTATTTCTATTTGTGTACTTAGCAATAGAAACTAATAGTAGCAATagattaattacttttataccTCTGAGTATctcaaaaactaaaattacaaaaagatcTACTATCATTACTGTGCGATGAAACTAGCACAAACACACATTTAATTAACGAAAAAACGTAGAGTTGAATAGCTAACATCATTTGGATTGTTTTAATACTGATTTGTCTTCTTTAAgattataaactaaaaaataatatatcacaatttttaacaatctattatttataagtatatatatatatatatctctcttttctataatattttgaaattttattattaaatgattgtTACAATGTACTCAGTCGTTAAGACTGTTTTATGGCGTTGTACTTTTACAGTTTGGTTTCAAATTCCTTTAGAGAATAcgaattgttatattattatgcattataaatAGTTAAGTTTAGAAATATGCAGTTAGGAAATGTTTTCTACCTTTACAGTTTATCATCTTTGCTGTgacaattgtaattatattaatacagttgtagatgtataaaaatgttaaaagatttgtaaataaatataatatataaaaaattttaaataaacattaacttataataatcgatatttaatacaaaatcttctaaataattatacaactactatatatgtatgtatattgtactataaaatattgccaTTTTTTGTAGGAAGCATTGGCAGATAATAACTCAAAACTTTCTACTTCATTGTCGAATACAACATCTTTTTATCTTGATTATTGTCCTAAGAATAATCTTTTCTTgcataaaatcaattttatatattacgtcaATATTTAACGGATTAAGAATTGGTACCAATAAAAAGCAACGAGttatttcttatacatatacgtgtatacatattgtttttaaaacattattgtgcattaaaaatagatatttattaaaataaatacttttattgtttagttacattttttaaatatatatatacacttaaaCTATTGAGACaaacaataaagaaaagaatgtattaagaacaatgtttaattttcattataaatatgtaacaattgttatataattatattttcacatgtcatatataaaaagaaaacgtcGTTATCATTaactgtttaaaaatattgagatatgaaaatttcaacagatcgattatttcaataattgtaaGTACTCTAattgaaattatgaaaatacgCTATCATTTGTTAAAGCTAGCGCTTGTCGACAAATGCAATGTAGTTCGGAATTGAAACAGTATATGTAATGATTAAAAGTATTCGAATAGTTTTAACACCGttcttgataaattatgtgACTGGTTTAAGAATTATCGAATTTCGTGTAAAACACTCAAGAATATGATTTAATCTGTTGTATATGCTGATATTTTggctcaatttattttttcttattaagttGACAATAATATCCCATTATTTAActactaaatattatactaccaaatattttatatgcctTGGACTAGATATTTCGGTAACATTATTGTCAATTGTGTTCCAAGTGTACCATGATAAGgtatgtatgataaaaaattgttaattatttgcacTATTAATAAGtagttttgattaattaaagtaactaaacaaattttaataagtaatatttttttgtttagcaaaacaaattgtcaaaaaaaacatgtaagataaaataatagtttaaatagacgagattattgatttagtaaaagTCTAGATTTTCGTGAGATACTTTTCATGCGGGGTATAATGGACTACCTCCAAAACTTGTTTGtttcattaacattgatgtttaaaacttcttaaaagttgtatattataatatgatatatagaacataagaatatagatttgtatttttaaatgataactataaattaataaataaaaacaattctcttattataataaatatttttctctttaaaacatggaaaaatatcctttaatgtaataatttttggtattaattttgaaagacagTATCTATGtatactttctttctttctctagtataaaaataaaaagtacaacatttcgtgggctaatatttcattaagccttaaaatgtatttatttacttttgatcatataaaaaattataattaattaatatttacataaacacagtatgaaattaataagaaaagattattttaaaacataaatgtatttacggtaataaaaaatagaattttatcattgtttaccttatgtaaatatatcgaagaattacaactcagtcgcggagagcacagcaaagtgcattaaataatttataacaactttcaactaaaaatattacgaccactgataacagcacgcagaaagagacacttaatagcaataattgcaacatattttatgACATGGTAAcatctctgtaaaaaaatatcgactcTGCACCATTGTACCTCGCGGTaccgttctaccccacgttcccctactaattatcaattataaacgtaaattctattaatcgtagttattttaaagtaaaatttaatattgtgtttATACAGACATCTTCATGCGTAAAATATCTTGTGATGTAGATTCGATATTTGGGCCACAGATGACTTTGAAAATgggatataatttctattggTTAGCGCACGATTTGCATGAACTTTTCAGGGTGAAACTCGTTAACAATCACatcaaatctaataaaatattattcactaTTGTAATGCTAATCTGGCTTTTCCATGTTTTGAAActtttcttcattaattatGTACGTGAAGCCGTCAGCAGCAAGGTATTAATTCTGTattgagaatttatttatctgaattttcttttaataactatttaaCTATAAgagaatatcaaattttacatatctttttgaattaaaacaagcatacaaattatattttacatattctgaTTTCAGGCAAATGCAAtaggaaatttaataaataaaataccgtACTCTACGTCTGATGTTCGTGAAAATGTAAgtctcttaataataaaacaaaccatgatttaagtttaaacaaaaataaaaaaattgcaaatatgcacacttaaaaaattgtttattgtattaatatagatatcaCAACTTCTATTGCAAATAACTCAAGCCCTAGTGAGATTTTATGGAATTGGACTTTTTCAATATGACTaggtataaatttctttataggGTATGCTGTAAAATGTccataaact is part of the Anoplolepis gracilipes chromosome 2, ASM4749672v1, whole genome shotgun sequence genome and harbors:
- the LOC140676261 gene encoding uncharacterized protein gives rise to the protein MTYAVGYWMRNEYGYIGLKFDQVNQHVFDLTTDKRGRKRVWENSTHQHRSPQVSSKWIIWIVIHLHAELRKISCDVDSLFGPQMALKMACNFCWLALNLRELFGVILLNNHIKTNKTLFLIVEVIWLFHNVLKLFFINYVCETVSTKANAIGNLINKVPYSTCDVELRENISQLLLRITYAPVRFYGIGLFQYGYKFFYGFSSSITTVVVLLIQLYINKQAF